The following coding sequences are from one Oryzias melastigma strain HK-1 linkage group LG20, ASM292280v2, whole genome shotgun sequence window:
- the klhl15 gene encoding kelch-like protein 15 isoform X1, whose amino-acid sequence MSEGARAGWSKRGCGDSHRREPGKHKHRKCERPLSAQLSQPVIARSGSKRCVMSGADVEVYLSQVHDGSVSSGFRALYEERLLLDVTLLIEEHHFQAHKALLATQSDYFRVMFTADMRERDQDKIHMKGLTAAGFGHILRFMYYGSLELSMPTVQEILQAAMYVQLTEAVEFCCSFLLAKICLENCAEVMRLLEDFSVGVEGVQEQLDNFLLENFVPLMSRADFLSYLSLERLQAYLNSDALSRFPEIELYEAVQSWLRHDRRRWRHTDTIVQSIRFCLMTPANIFEKVKTSEFYRYSRQLRQEVDQALSYFHDVNQQPLVETQSNRIRSVRPQTAVFRGMIGHSMVNSKILLLQRPKVWWELEGPQVPLRPDCLAIINNFAFLLGGEELGPDGEFHASSKVYRYDPRQNSWQRMADMSVPRSEFAVGVIGKYIYAVAGRTRDETFYSTERYDITEDRWEFVDPYPVNKYGHEGTVLSGKLYITGGITSSSTSKQVCVFDPGREAGGSGGSSGGSDSHRTRSSRGPLLPGTHASCWENKSKMNYARCFHKMISHNGKLYVFGGVCVILRASFESQGCPSTEVYDPDTDEWTILASMPIGRSGHGVAVLDRQIMVLGGLCYNGHYSDSILTFDPDENKWKEDEYPRMPCKLDGLQVCSLHFPEYVLEHVRRCS is encoded by the exons ATGTCCGAAGGCGCCAGGGCTGGCTGGTCGAAGAGGGGTTGTGGGGATTCGCACCGCCGAG AACCAGGGAAACATAAACACAGGAAATGCGAGCGACCCCTTAGTGCTCAGCTGTCACAGCCTGTGATCGCTCGCTCGGGCTCCAAAAG GTGTGTGATGTCGGGGGCGGATGTGGAGGTGTACCTGTCCCAGGTGCACGACGGCAGCGTGTCGTCGGGCTTCCGGGCGCTCTACGAGGAGCGTCTGCTGCTGGATGTCACGCTGTTGATAGAGGAGCACCACTTCCAG GCCCACAAGGCGCTCCTGGCTACTCAGAGTGACTACTTCCGGGTCATGTTCACTGCAGACATGAGGGAGAGGGACCAGGACAAGATCCACATGAAAGGGCTGACAGCCGCTGGCTTCGGCCACATCCTGCGCTTCATGTACTACGGCTCGCTGGAGCTCAGCATGCCCACCGTGCAGGAGATCCTGCAG GCGGCCATGTACGTCCAGCTGACCGAGGCGGTGGAGTTCTGCTGCTCCTTCCTGCTGGCTAAGATCTGTCTGGAGAACTGCGCCGAGGTCATGCGGCTCCTGGAGGACTTCAGCGTGGGCGTGGAGGGCGTCCAGGAGCAGCTCGACAACTTCCTACTTGAAAACTTTGTGCCCCTGATGAGCCGAGCCGACTTCCTGTCCTACCTCAGCCTGGAGAGACTGCAG GCGTACCTGAACAGCGACGCCCTGAGCCGCTTCCCCGAGATCGAGCTGTATGAAGCCGTCCAGTCCTGGCTGAGACACGACCGGCGGCGCTGGAGGCACACGGACACCATCGTGCAGTCCATCCGCTTCTGTCTTATGACGCCTGCCAACATCTTCGAGAAG GTGAAGACGTCTGAGTTCTACCGGTACTCCAGACAGCTGAGGCAGGAGGTGGATCAGGCGCTCAGCTACTTCCACGATGTCAACCAGCAGCCTCTGGTGGAGACGCAGTCCAACCGCATCCGCTCCGTGCGCCCGCAGACGGCGGTCTTCAGGGGGATGATCGGCCACAGCATGGTCAACAGCAagatcctgctgctgcagcggcCGAAG GTGTGGTGGGAGCTGGAGGGCCCTCAGGTGCCGCTCAGACCAGACTGTCTGGCCATCATCAACAACTTTGCCTTCCTGCTGGGCGGGGAGGAGCTGGGGCCCGATGGGGAATTCCACGCCTCCTCCAAAGTGTATCGTTACGACCCGCGGCAGAACTCATGGCAGCGCATGGCAGACATGTCTGTGCCCAG GTCGGAGTTTGCCGTCGGCGTCATTGGAAAGTACATCTATGCGGTGGCGGGACGCACGCGAGATGAGACCTTTTACTCTACGGAGCGATATGACATCACGGAGGACCGCTGGGAGTTTGTGGATCCTTATCCTGTCAACAAGTACGGCCACGAGGGGACGGTTCTGAGCGGGAAGCTTTACATCACTGGCGGCATCACCTCGTCCTCCACCTCCAAGCAGGTGTGCGTGTTCGATCCCGGGCGGGAGGCGGGTGGCAGCGGAGGGAGCTCGGGCGGCTCCGATTCACACAGGACGCGCTCCAGCCGCGGCCCGCTGCTGCCCGGCACGCACGCCAGCTGCTGGGAGAACAAGTCCAAAATGAACTACGCTCGGTGCTTCCACAAGATGATCTCCCACAATGGGAAGCTGTACGTGTTTGGAGGCGTGTGCGTCATCCTGCGGGCTTCTTTTGAGTCGCAGGGGTGTCCGTCCACAGAGGTGTACGACCCCGACACCGACGAGTGGACCATCCTCGCATCCATGCCCATCGGGCGTAGCGGCCACGGTGTGGCGGTTTTGGACCGACAGATCATGGTACTCGGTGGTTTGTGTTACAACGGCCACTACAGTGACTCCATCCTCACATTCGACCCTGACGAAAACAAGTGGAAGGAAGACGAATATCCCAGGATGCCTTGCAAACTGGACGGTCTGCAGGTGTGCAGCCTGCACTTCCCAGAGTATGTGCTGGAGCACGTGAggcgctgcagctga
- the klhl15 gene encoding kelch-like protein 15 isoform X2, with the protein MPVANQRCVMSGADVEVYLSQVHDGSVSSGFRALYEERLLLDVTLLIEEHHFQAHKALLATQSDYFRVMFTADMRERDQDKIHMKGLTAAGFGHILRFMYYGSLELSMPTVQEILQAAMYVQLTEAVEFCCSFLLAKICLENCAEVMRLLEDFSVGVEGVQEQLDNFLLENFVPLMSRADFLSYLSLERLQAYLNSDALSRFPEIELYEAVQSWLRHDRRRWRHTDTIVQSIRFCLMTPANIFEKVKTSEFYRYSRQLRQEVDQALSYFHDVNQQPLVETQSNRIRSVRPQTAVFRGMIGHSMVNSKILLLQRPKVWWELEGPQVPLRPDCLAIINNFAFLLGGEELGPDGEFHASSKVYRYDPRQNSWQRMADMSVPRSEFAVGVIGKYIYAVAGRTRDETFYSTERYDITEDRWEFVDPYPVNKYGHEGTVLSGKLYITGGITSSSTSKQVCVFDPGREAGGSGGSSGGSDSHRTRSSRGPLLPGTHASCWENKSKMNYARCFHKMISHNGKLYVFGGVCVILRASFESQGCPSTEVYDPDTDEWTILASMPIGRSGHGVAVLDRQIMVLGGLCYNGHYSDSILTFDPDENKWKEDEYPRMPCKLDGLQVCSLHFPEYVLEHVRRCS; encoded by the exons ATGCCCGTGGCCAATCAGAG GTGTGTGATGTCGGGGGCGGATGTGGAGGTGTACCTGTCCCAGGTGCACGACGGCAGCGTGTCGTCGGGCTTCCGGGCGCTCTACGAGGAGCGTCTGCTGCTGGATGTCACGCTGTTGATAGAGGAGCACCACTTCCAG GCCCACAAGGCGCTCCTGGCTACTCAGAGTGACTACTTCCGGGTCATGTTCACTGCAGACATGAGGGAGAGGGACCAGGACAAGATCCACATGAAAGGGCTGACAGCCGCTGGCTTCGGCCACATCCTGCGCTTCATGTACTACGGCTCGCTGGAGCTCAGCATGCCCACCGTGCAGGAGATCCTGCAG GCGGCCATGTACGTCCAGCTGACCGAGGCGGTGGAGTTCTGCTGCTCCTTCCTGCTGGCTAAGATCTGTCTGGAGAACTGCGCCGAGGTCATGCGGCTCCTGGAGGACTTCAGCGTGGGCGTGGAGGGCGTCCAGGAGCAGCTCGACAACTTCCTACTTGAAAACTTTGTGCCCCTGATGAGCCGAGCCGACTTCCTGTCCTACCTCAGCCTGGAGAGACTGCAG GCGTACCTGAACAGCGACGCCCTGAGCCGCTTCCCCGAGATCGAGCTGTATGAAGCCGTCCAGTCCTGGCTGAGACACGACCGGCGGCGCTGGAGGCACACGGACACCATCGTGCAGTCCATCCGCTTCTGTCTTATGACGCCTGCCAACATCTTCGAGAAG GTGAAGACGTCTGAGTTCTACCGGTACTCCAGACAGCTGAGGCAGGAGGTGGATCAGGCGCTCAGCTACTTCCACGATGTCAACCAGCAGCCTCTGGTGGAGACGCAGTCCAACCGCATCCGCTCCGTGCGCCCGCAGACGGCGGTCTTCAGGGGGATGATCGGCCACAGCATGGTCAACAGCAagatcctgctgctgcagcggcCGAAG GTGTGGTGGGAGCTGGAGGGCCCTCAGGTGCCGCTCAGACCAGACTGTCTGGCCATCATCAACAACTTTGCCTTCCTGCTGGGCGGGGAGGAGCTGGGGCCCGATGGGGAATTCCACGCCTCCTCCAAAGTGTATCGTTACGACCCGCGGCAGAACTCATGGCAGCGCATGGCAGACATGTCTGTGCCCAG GTCGGAGTTTGCCGTCGGCGTCATTGGAAAGTACATCTATGCGGTGGCGGGACGCACGCGAGATGAGACCTTTTACTCTACGGAGCGATATGACATCACGGAGGACCGCTGGGAGTTTGTGGATCCTTATCCTGTCAACAAGTACGGCCACGAGGGGACGGTTCTGAGCGGGAAGCTTTACATCACTGGCGGCATCACCTCGTCCTCCACCTCCAAGCAGGTGTGCGTGTTCGATCCCGGGCGGGAGGCGGGTGGCAGCGGAGGGAGCTCGGGCGGCTCCGATTCACACAGGACGCGCTCCAGCCGCGGCCCGCTGCTGCCCGGCACGCACGCCAGCTGCTGGGAGAACAAGTCCAAAATGAACTACGCTCGGTGCTTCCACAAGATGATCTCCCACAATGGGAAGCTGTACGTGTTTGGAGGCGTGTGCGTCATCCTGCGGGCTTCTTTTGAGTCGCAGGGGTGTCCGTCCACAGAGGTGTACGACCCCGACACCGACGAGTGGACCATCCTCGCATCCATGCCCATCGGGCGTAGCGGCCACGGTGTGGCGGTTTTGGACCGACAGATCATGGTACTCGGTGGTTTGTGTTACAACGGCCACTACAGTGACTCCATCCTCACATTCGACCCTGACGAAAACAAGTGGAAGGAAGACGAATATCCCAGGATGCCTTGCAAACTGGACGGTCTGCAGGTGTGCAGCCTGCACTTCCCAGAGTATGTGCTGGAGCACGTGAggcgctgcagctga